The following are from one region of the Vitis riparia cultivar Riparia Gloire de Montpellier isolate 1030 chromosome 9, EGFV_Vit.rip_1.0, whole genome shotgun sequence genome:
- the LOC117922686 gene encoding methanol O-anthraniloyltransferase, with protein MASPSSPLVFSVNRCVPQIVRPANPTPREVKQLSDIDDQEGLRFQIPGIMFYRSNPLMEGKDPVKVIREALGKALVYYYPFAGRLIEGDNRKLIVDCTGEGVLFIEADADTTLENLGDAIQPMCPGFEELLYDVPGSTTILGSPLILIQVTRLRCGGFIFALRLNHTMSDAAGLIQFLDTIGEMAQGLSVPSLLPIWQRELLNARNPPRITRIHHEYEKVTNTKGTLMAMDENNLVHRSFFFGPQEIRALRNRLPASLGACSTFEVLMACVWRCRTIAFAVDPDEVVRISCIINMRGKHGFELPPGYYGNAFVAPSSITKAGMLCKNPLEFAIRLVKKAKAEMSQEYIKSVADLMVIKGRPSFTQPGNYIVSDVTRAGFGEVDFGWGKPVYGGVARAFPIISFRMWFRNSKGEEGNVIPICLPPPVMERFEQELKRMTKKAELLITSML; from the exons atggcatcaccGTCGTCTCCTCTAGTATTCTCGGTTAACCGGTGTGTTCCACAGATTGTTCGGCCTGCAAACCCTACCCCACGAGAGGTGAAGCAGCTTTCTGATATAGATGATCAAGAAGGCCTTCGCTTTCAAATTCCTGGGATAATGTTTTACCGAAGCAATCCTTTAATGGAAGGAAAAGACCCTGTAAAGGTCATTAGAGAAGCTCTAGGTAAGGCGCTTGTATACTACTATCCGTTTGCAGGCAGGCTGATTGAAGGGGATAACAGAAAACTCATTGTGGACTGCACCGGTGAAGGGGTCTTGTTCATTGAAGCCGATGCGGATaccacacttgagaatcttgGTGATGCAATTCAGCCAATGTGTCCCGGCTTTGAGGAGCTTCTGTATGATGTCCCTGGCTCCACGACAATTCTTGGTTCCCCTCTTATCTTAATTCAG GTGACCCGATTGAGGTGCGGAGGATTTATATTTGCACTGCGTCTAAACCACACAATGTCTGATGCAGCTGGTTTGATTCAATTCCTCGACACCATAGGCGAGATGGCTCAAGGTCTGTCCGTGCCATCTCTGCTGCCCATATGGCAAAGAGAGCTGTTAAATGCCCGAAATCCGCCACGAATAACCCGTATACATCATGAATACGAGAAGGTAACCAACACCAAGGGCACACTAATGGCCATGGACGAAAATAATTTGGTTCATCGATCattcttctttggccctcaGGAGATAAGAGCACTTAGGAACCGACTTCCTGCAAGCCTCGGTGCCTGCTCAACGTTTGAGGTACTAATGGCATGTGTATGGAGATGCCGCACAATTGCATTTGCAGTAGACCCTGATGAGGTTGTTCGCATTTCATGCATAATCAATATGCGAGGCAAGCACGGTTTCGAACTGCCTCCAGGATACTATGGAAATGCTTTTGTGGCTCCATCTTCAATTACTAAGGCTGGAATGCTATGTAAAAATCCATTGGAATTTGCGATAAGGTTAGTGAAGAAAGCCAAGGCGGAAATGAGCCAGGAGTACATTAAATCAGTGGCAGATCTTATGGTCATCAAGGGCCGGCCCTCATTTACGCAGCCAGGGAACTATATTGTTTCAGATGTCACGCGTGCAGGGTTTGGAGAGGTCGATTTCGGGTGGGGGAAGCCAGTCTATGGTGGGGTTGCTAGGGCTTTTCCTATTATTAGCTTCCGTATGTGGTTCAGGAACAGCAAAGGAGAAGAAGGGAATGTTATACCTATATGCCTGCCTCCGCCAGTCATGGAAAGGTTTGAACAGGAGCTAAAGAGAATGACAAAAAAGGCAGAGCTGTTAATTACATCCATGCTCTAA